A stretch of Babesia bigemina genome assembly Bbig001, chromosome : III DNA encodes these proteins:
- a CDS encoding SOH1 family protein, putative, whose product MDELIDSPTTPQDVKTSAMIAAENDDQLRFEAELEFVQCLANPHYLHYLAKAGYFEDQRFRAYIVYLQYFRRPEYVKFIKYPYCIRILELLLEDSFVRSLSNKQAIEAIEQQLSAHWICFKYDRH is encoded by the exons ATGGATGAGCTAATAGACTCTCCAACGACGCCACAGGACGTCAAGACATCTGCTATGATCGCAG CGGAAAACGATGATCAACTAAGATTCGAGGCAGAACTAGAGTTCGTGCAATGCCTGGCGAATCCGCACTACCTGCACTATCTTGCCAAGGCGGGGTACTTTGAGGACCAAAGATTCCGTGCTTATATCGTATACCTTCAGTATTTCAGGCGTCCTGAATACGTCAAGTTCATCAAGTACCCGTACTGCATTCGCATCCTCGAGCTTCTGCTCGAAGACTCATTTGTGCGCTCACTCTCCAACAAGCAGGCCATAGAGGCTATAGAGCAGCAATTGTCGGCGCATTGGATATGCTTCAAGTATGACCGGCACTGA
- a CDS encoding ubiquitin family protein, putative: protein MIEVILNDRLGRKIRVKCNSDDTILDLKKLVAAQTGTRYDKIRIQKWYTIYKDHITLEDYEIKDGMGLELFYN from the exons ATGATTGAGGTGATTTTGAACGACCGTCTGGGTCGCAAGATTCGGGTCAAGTGCAACAGCGACGACACTATCCTGGACCTTAAGAAGCTAGTGGCTGCGCAAACAG GTACGCGTTACGACAAAATTAGGATCCAGAAGTGGTACACTATCTACAAGGATCACATTACCCTCGAGGATTACGAGATCAAGGACGGCATGGGCCTCGAGCTCTTTTACAATTGA